In Sphingopyxis sp. FD7, a single window of DNA contains:
- the nhaA gene encoding Na+/H+ antiporter NhaA, which yields MTRRFPPPSALRDFLESESAGGMLLIFAAILAMIVANSPLSGLYHDLIHAVTGPVLTDKLGPMTVHLWINDGLMAVFFLLVGLEIKREFVDGRLASWDRRRLPFIAAAAGMAAPAALYMAFVGGEPGLAQGWAIPAATDIAFAMGVLALLGKRAPTSLKLFLVTVAIVDDMGAVAIIALFYTAKINLMALGAAAAILGVMFACNRSGVKNLLVYMLLFLLLWYAMLLSGVHATIAGVLAAMTIPFERTPGAPDSQTSPLHRLEHALHPTVAFAIVPLFGFANAGVDMRALGLDQLFAPLPLGIAAGLFLGKQIGIFGSVWLAVKLGIAGRLRGATWLQVYGVAMLCGIGFTMSLFIGSLAFPGNELLIEEAKIGILMGSLAAALVGFAVLRFAPLHPEHNAVESASSGEIAADGDVRDTSEMTR from the coding sequence ATGACCCGCCGTTTTCCGCCCCCTTCAGCGTTGCGCGATTTCCTCGAAAGCGAAAGCGCGGGCGGGATGCTGCTCATTTTCGCAGCCATTTTGGCGATGATTGTCGCCAATTCCCCATTGTCGGGCCTGTACCACGACCTGATTCATGCGGTGACGGGACCGGTGCTGACCGACAAGCTCGGCCCGATGACGGTCCATCTGTGGATCAACGACGGGTTGATGGCGGTATTTTTCCTGCTCGTCGGGCTGGAGATCAAGCGCGAGTTCGTCGACGGACGCCTCGCGAGCTGGGATCGTCGGCGCCTGCCCTTCATTGCCGCCGCGGCCGGCATGGCGGCGCCCGCCGCGCTTTACATGGCCTTCGTCGGCGGCGAGCCGGGGCTGGCGCAGGGCTGGGCGATCCCGGCGGCGACCGACATCGCCTTTGCCATGGGCGTGCTCGCGCTGCTCGGCAAGCGCGCGCCGACCTCGCTCAAGCTGTTCCTCGTCACCGTCGCGATCGTCGACGACATGGGCGCGGTCGCGATCATCGCGCTCTTCTATACCGCCAAGATCAACCTGATGGCACTTGGCGCCGCGGCGGCGATCCTTGGCGTCATGTTCGCGTGCAACCGCAGCGGGGTGAAGAACCTGCTCGTCTATATGCTCCTCTTCCTGCTGCTCTGGTATGCGATGCTGCTTTCGGGCGTCCATGCGACGATCGCCGGGGTACTCGCGGCGATGACGATCCCCTTCGAGCGCACGCCCGGCGCGCCCGACAGCCAGACCTCGCCGCTCCACCGGCTCGAACATGCGCTGCACCCGACGGTGGCCTTTGCAATCGTCCCGCTGTTCGGCTTTGCCAATGCGGGCGTCGACATGCGCGCGCTGGGCCTTGACCAGCTCTTTGCGCCCCTGCCGCTCGGCATCGCGGCGGGGCTGTTCCTGGGCAAGCAGATCGGCATTTTCGGCAGCGTCTGGCTGGCGGTCAAGCTCGGCATCGCCGGACGGCTGCGCGGCGCGACCTGGCTCCAGGTTTACGGCGTCGCGATGCTCTGCGGCATCGGGTTCACGATGAGCCTTTTCATCGGCAGCCTGGCCTTTCCGGGCAACGAGCTGCTGATCGAGGAGGCGAAGATCGGCATCCTCATGGGGTCGCTCGCGGCGGCGCTCGTCGGCTTTGCCGTGCTGCGCTTCGCTCCGCTCCATCCCGAACATAATGCCGTCGAATCCGCCTCGAGCGGAGAGATCGCCGCCGACGGCGATGTGCGTGACACGTCCGAAATGACCCGCTAG
- a CDS encoding N-acyl-D-amino-acid deacylase family protein, whose translation MYDLVIRGGTVVDGTGGAPFVADVAVEGDRIVAVGANLGAGRDEIDAGGKIVTPGFVDIHTHYDGQATWDAEMAPSSWHGVTTVVMGNCGVGFAPARPDRHDWLISLMEGVEDIPGTALAEGMTWDWESFPEYMDALEKLPRTVDVACHVPHGAVRAYVLGDREKPGAVPTEADIAEMSRIVEEGIRAGALGFSTSRTVLHKSVDGELVPGTTATAEELIAIGRAMGRVGYGVFEMASDLKREWNEFQWMGDLSRETGLPVTFAALQSIAKELPLEEQIEEMRRQNATGANIVAQIALRGNGVIMAWQGTVHPFRFKPAWNEIEGLPWAEQLAKLKDPAFKTRMIEEENVWPDSDILDFLKIVALGWPVQFEMDPDFNYEPKMDESIAARAAAAGVSPGEYAYDLLMKDDGKGFIYFPILNYRDGNLDFLEDLQAADDTVNSLSDGGAHCGTICDAASPTFMLQHWVRDRARGRIALEHAVKRQCRDTAMLYGLEDRGLIAPGYLADLNVIDLEKLRLGKPWLAFDLPAGGKRLLQKADGYVATVKSGQITFRDGVMQGPTPGGVIRGPQRVEMALAAE comes from the coding sequence ATGTATGATCTGGTGATACGCGGCGGCACCGTCGTCGACGGGACGGGCGGTGCGCCTTTTGTCGCCGATGTGGCGGTGGAGGGCGACCGGATCGTCGCGGTGGGCGCGAATCTGGGCGCCGGGCGCGACGAAATCGACGCCGGCGGCAAGATTGTCACGCCCGGCTTCGTCGACATCCACACCCATTATGACGGACAGGCGACGTGGGACGCCGAAATGGCGCCGTCGAGCTGGCACGGCGTCACCACCGTCGTGATGGGCAATTGCGGCGTCGGCTTCGCCCCCGCGCGGCCCGATCGCCACGACTGGCTGATCTCGCTGATGGAGGGGGTCGAGGACATCCCCGGCACGGCGCTCGCCGAGGGCATGACGTGGGACTGGGAAAGTTTCCCCGAATATATGGACGCGCTGGAAAAGCTGCCGCGCACGGTCGATGTCGCCTGCCACGTCCCGCACGGCGCGGTGCGCGCCTATGTGCTCGGCGACCGCGAAAAGCCCGGCGCGGTCCCGACCGAGGCCGACATTGCCGAAATGTCGCGGATCGTCGAGGAAGGCATCCGCGCAGGCGCGCTCGGCTTTTCGACGAGCCGCACCGTGCTCCACAAGTCGGTCGACGGCGAACTCGTCCCCGGCACGACCGCGACCGCCGAGGAGCTGATCGCGATCGGCCGCGCGATGGGGCGTGTCGGTTATGGCGTGTTCGAAATGGCGAGCGATTTGAAGCGCGAGTGGAACGAGTTTCAGTGGATGGGCGATCTCAGCCGCGAAACCGGCCTGCCGGTGACCTTTGCCGCGCTGCAATCGATCGCCAAGGAACTGCCGCTCGAAGAGCAGATCGAGGAAATGCGGCGCCAGAACGCCACCGGCGCGAACATCGTCGCGCAGATCGCGCTGCGCGGCAATGGCGTCATCATGGCGTGGCAGGGGACGGTGCATCCCTTCCGCTTCAAGCCCGCGTGGAACGAGATAGAAGGCCTGCCGTGGGCCGAGCAGCTCGCGAAGCTCAAAGACCCGGCGTTCAAGACGCGGATGATCGAGGAAGAAAATGTCTGGCCCGACAGCGACATCCTCGACTTCCTCAAAATCGTCGCGCTCGGCTGGCCGGTGCAGTTCGAGATGGATCCCGATTTCAATTACGAGCCGAAGATGGACGAAAGCATCGCCGCGCGCGCCGCGGCGGCGGGGGTTTCGCCGGGTGAATATGCCTATGACCTCTTGATGAAGGATGACGGCAAGGGCTTCATCTATTTCCCGATTTTGAACTACCGCGACGGCAACCTCGATTTCCTCGAGGATCTGCAAGCGGCCGACGACACGGTGAACAGCCTGTCCGACGGCGGCGCGCATTGCGGCACGATCTGCGACGCTGCCTCGCCGACCTTCATGCTCCAGCATTGGGTGCGCGACCGCGCGCGCGGGCGCATCGCGCTCGAACATGCGGTCAAGCGTCAGTGCCGCGACACCGCGATGCTCTATGGCCTCGAAGACCGCGGGCTGATCGCGCCGGGCTATCTCGCCGACCTCAACGTCATCGACCTGGAAAAGCTGAGACTCGGCAAGCCCTGGCTCGCCTTCGACCTGCCCGCGGGCGGCAAGCGCCTGCTGCAAAAGGCCGACGGCTATGTCGCGACGGTGAAGTCGGGTCAGATCACCTTCCGCGACGGCGTGATGCAGGGCCCGACCCCCGGCGGCGTCATCCGCGGGCCGCAGCGCGTCGAAATGGCGCTGGCGGCGGAATGA
- a CDS encoding class I SAM-dependent methyltransferase: MIRSLTLALLLAASQPVGAQAAAPDYAAALADPARPAADRTRDAARKPAELLAFAQIEPGEKVGDFVMGSGYVTRLLAAAVGPSGKVYGFQPAEFIAFRKQYGDDQAAVDAAYDNVDAVAGPFAAPGFPEPLDTIITVQNFHDLYLKPFPAGTGDKGSAALFAALKPGGTLVVVDHSAAEGSGTTAADSLHRIDKAAVVAALTKAGFALEAESHIYQRADDPRTANVFDEAIRGKTDQFALRFRKPG; the protein is encoded by the coding sequence ATGATCCGTTCGCTCACCCTTGCCCTGCTGCTCGCCGCGAGCCAGCCCGTCGGCGCGCAGGCGGCCGCCCCGGACTATGCCGCGGCGCTCGCCGATCCGGCGCGCCCCGCCGCCGACCGGACCCGCGACGCCGCGCGCAAGCCCGCCGAGCTGCTCGCATTCGCCCAGATCGAACCCGGCGAAAAGGTGGGCGATTTCGTGATGGGCAGCGGCTATGTCACGCGCCTGCTCGCCGCCGCGGTCGGCCCGTCGGGGAAAGTCTATGGCTTCCAGCCCGCCGAGTTCATCGCTTTCCGCAAGCAATATGGCGACGACCAGGCGGCGGTCGATGCCGCCTATGACAATGTCGATGCGGTCGCCGGACCGTTCGCGGCGCCCGGCTTTCCCGAGCCGCTGGACACGATCATCACCGTGCAGAACTTCCACGACCTGTATCTCAAACCCTTCCCCGCCGGCACCGGCGACAAGGGCAGCGCGGCGCTGTTCGCCGCGCTGAAACCCGGCGGCACGCTGGTCGTCGTCGACCATAGCGCCGCCGAGGGCAGCGGCACGACGGCGGCGGACAGCCTGCACCGGATCGACAAGGCGGCGGTGGTCGCGGCGCTGACCAAGGCGGGCTTCGCGCTGGAGGCCGAAAGCCACATCTATCAGCGCGCCGACGATCCGCGCACCGCCAATGTCTTCGACGAGGCGATCCGCGGCAAGACCGACCAGTTCGCGCTGCGATTCCGCAAACCGGGGTGA
- a CDS encoding LacI family DNA-binding transcriptional regulator, with protein MGRPPSGKPTSFDIAYLAGVSQPTVSRALRGSKSVSAATRANIERIARELNYTVDKNASSLRSQRTHTLALLFFEDPTPDDSMINPFFLSMLGSITRQCALRGYDLLISFQQMHNDWHVDYQDSHRSDGIILLGYGDYQLYREKLEHLVEMDTKFVRWGSVSEDDIGLTVGSDNIGAGEQAGEHLIAIGRRRIAFLGDASDHAPEFHDRYRGLCRAMRAAGIAPDPALQRDAVSSEASGYAAARSLLAGGARFDAIFAASDLIAIGAMRALTEAGLTMPQDVAIIGFDDIPAANLTSPTLTTVMQDMKGAGELLVDALLRRIDGAEAERRVLPTRLVKRQSTAV; from the coding sequence ATGGGGCGTCCGCCCTCGGGCAAGCCGACCAGCTTCGACATCGCCTATCTGGCGGGGGTGTCGCAGCCCACCGTGTCGCGCGCGCTGCGCGGCAGCAAGTCGGTGAGCGCCGCGACGCGCGCCAATATCGAGCGCATCGCGCGCGAGCTCAATTACACCGTCGACAAGAACGCCTCGAGCCTGCGGTCGCAGCGCACGCACACGCTCGCTTTGCTCTTTTTCGAGGATCCGACCCCCGACGACTCGATGATCAACCCCTTTTTCCTGTCGATGCTGGGGTCGATCACGCGGCAGTGTGCGCTGCGCGGCTATGACCTGCTCATCAGTTTCCAGCAGATGCACAATGACTGGCACGTCGATTATCAGGACAGCCACCGGTCCGACGGCATCATCCTTCTGGGCTATGGCGACTATCAGCTTTACCGCGAAAAGCTGGAACATCTGGTCGAGATGGACACCAAGTTCGTGCGCTGGGGATCGGTGTCGGAGGATGACATCGGGCTGACCGTGGGGTCGGACAATATCGGCGCGGGCGAACAGGCGGGCGAACATCTGATCGCGATCGGTCGGCGGCGCATCGCCTTCCTCGGCGACGCATCGGACCATGCGCCCGAGTTCCACGACCGATATCGCGGGCTTTGCCGGGCGATGCGCGCCGCGGGGATCGCGCCCGACCCCGCGTTGCAGCGCGACGCCGTTTCGTCCGAAGCGTCGGGCTATGCCGCCGCGAGGTCGCTGCTCGCGGGCGGCGCGCGCTTCGACGCCATCTTTGCCGCGAGCGACCTGATCGCGATCGGCGCGATGCGCGCGCTGACCGAAGCGGGGCTGACGATGCCGCAGGACGTTGCGATCATCGGCTTCGACGACATTCCCGCCGCCAACCTGACCTCGCCGACGCTGACGACCGTGATGCAGGACATGAAGGGCGCGGGCGAGCTGCTCGTCGACGCGCTGCTCCGCCGGATCGACGGTGCGGAAGCCGAGCGGCGGGTGCTGCCGACGCGGCTGGTGAAACGGCAGAGCACGGCGGTCTGA
- a CDS encoding MFS transporter produces the protein MDKPRQGFAGLWNISFGFFGIQIGFALQNANMSRIFQSLGEDIERLPGLWVAAPLTGLLVQPIVGHLSDKTWLGRLGRRRPYFLAGAVLAAIALFAMPESPAIWFAAAMLWLLDASLNISMEPFRAFVGDMLRKDQHSAGYAVQTAFIGAGAVVGSLFPAAMEAMGVANVAPPGQIPDTVRYAFWFGGAALFLSVLWTIVSTREYDPATMAGFAASEPASAPPPAHDLAERGPGSALAWIAAGVAVAAIQQHFALLREVLLLGALLIAYGIASIAAILLARRGHRTNMLASIIGDFAGMPLLMKRLALVQFFSWSALFIMWINTTPIVAQYHYGAVDAASADYQAAANWVGQLFAIYNGVAAVAALTLLPWLSRRLGQAPTHMIGLGCGAIGFASFFVLRDPALLIVSEIFIGIFWASVLAMPYAILASSLPQAKLGIYMGLFNVFIVIPQLLVAALMGSAMQAFFPGEPIYTMAFAATTLLLAIAAMARIVPMLARQGG, from the coding sequence ATGGACAAGCCGCGGCAGGGCTTTGCCGGCCTGTGGAACATCAGCTTCGGCTTTTTCGGCATCCAGATCGGCTTTGCGCTGCAAAATGCCAACATGAGCCGCATCTTCCAGTCGCTCGGCGAGGATATCGAGCGGCTGCCCGGCCTGTGGGTCGCCGCGCCGCTGACCGGGCTGCTCGTCCAGCCGATCGTCGGGCATCTGAGCGACAAGACATGGCTCGGCCGCCTCGGCCGACGCCGCCCCTATTTCCTGGCGGGCGCCGTCCTGGCCGCAATCGCCTTGTTCGCGATGCCCGAAAGCCCCGCCATCTGGTTCGCGGCGGCGATGCTCTGGCTGCTCGACGCCTCGCTCAACATTTCGATGGAGCCGTTTCGCGCCTTTGTCGGCGATATGCTGAGGAAGGACCAGCATAGCGCGGGCTATGCGGTGCAGACCGCCTTCATCGGTGCGGGCGCGGTCGTCGGATCGCTGTTTCCCGCGGCGATGGAGGCGATGGGGGTCGCCAATGTCGCACCACCGGGACAGATTCCCGACACGGTCAGATATGCCTTCTGGTTCGGCGGCGCCGCGCTGTTCCTGTCGGTGCTGTGGACGATCGTTTCGACGCGCGAATATGATCCGGCAACCATGGCGGGCTTTGCCGCGAGCGAACCGGCGTCGGCACCCCCGCCCGCGCACGACCTTGCGGAGCGCGGGCCAGGCAGCGCGCTTGCCTGGATCGCCGCAGGCGTTGCAGTCGCCGCGATTCAACAGCATTTCGCGCTGCTGCGCGAGGTGCTGCTGCTCGGCGCGCTGCTCATCGCCTATGGCATCGCCAGCATCGCCGCGATCCTGCTCGCGCGGCGCGGGCACCGCACCAATATGCTGGCGAGCATCATCGGCGATTTCGCCGGGATGCCGCTGCTGATGAAGCGCCTCGCGCTGGTGCAATTCTTCAGCTGGTCGGCGCTGTTCATCATGTGGATCAACACGACCCCGATCGTCGCCCAATATCATTATGGCGCGGTCGATGCCGCGAGCGCCGACTATCAGGCGGCGGCGAACTGGGTCGGCCAGCTGTTCGCCATCTATAACGGCGTCGCCGCGGTGGCGGCGCTGACGCTGCTGCCATGGCTTTCGCGGCGGCTGGGGCAGGCGCCGACGCACATGATCGGCCTCGGCTGCGGCGCGATCGGCTTTGCGAGCTTCTTCGTGCTGCGCGACCCCGCATTGCTGATCGTCAGCGAAATCTTCATCGGCATCTTCTGGGCCTCGGTGCTCGCCATGCCCTATGCGATCCTTGCGTCGAGCCTGCCGCAGGCAAAGCTCGGCATCTATATGGGGCTGTTCAACGTCTTTATCGTGATCCCGCAGCTGCTCGTCGCGGCGCTGATGGGATCGGCGATGCAGGCCTTTTTCCCCGGCGAGCCCATCTATACGATGGCCTTTGCGGCGACGACGCTGCTGCTTGCGATCGCCGCCATGGCGCGCATCGTCCCGATGCTTGCCCGACAAGGCGGCTGA
- a CDS encoding DUF2721 domain-containing protein, with the protein MTPDANAIAQTIQLSVTPVFLLVATGSLLNVFTGRLARVVDRSRVLIEQWGTTEGREHERLVAELRVVDRRMDIINNSIAAAVACGIVVCLLVALLFAQAFVGFNLGAAAAWVFALAMLLLLASLLLFLVEVRLATRTIHVPLELLELEEMGWRKRQGGR; encoded by the coding sequence ATGACGCCCGACGCCAACGCCATCGCGCAGACGATCCAGCTTTCGGTGACCCCGGTGTTCCTGCTGGTCGCAACCGGCAGCCTGCTCAATGTCTTTACCGGGCGGCTCGCGCGCGTGGTCGACCGTTCGCGCGTGCTGATCGAGCAATGGGGCACGACCGAAGGGCGCGAACATGAGCGGCTCGTCGCCGAACTGCGTGTCGTCGACCGGCGGATGGACATCATCAACAATTCGATCGCCGCGGCCGTCGCGTGCGGGATCGTCGTCTGCCTGCTCGTCGCGCTGCTGTTTGCGCAGGCGTTCGTCGGTTTCAATCTCGGCGCCGCGGCGGCGTGGGTGTTTGCGCTGGCGATGCTGCTGCTGCTGGCCTCGTTGCTGCTCTTTCTCGTCGAGGTGCGGCTCGCGACGCGGACGATCCACGTCCCGCTCGAATTGCTCGAACTGGAAGAAATGGGCTGGCGCAAGCGGCAGGGCGGACGCTAG
- a CDS encoding DUF4345 family protein, producing MTRAGLERAGRILTALFGVGFLLLGLRYFADPGALTAEAEVAMPSAKAVMEIRTVYGGMFVGVGLATALLGGRHATVRAALWVLALVAGSVALARLAAIALGQAPDPLFATLLAIEIVGVALAAWILRGLAAGTHP from the coding sequence ATGACGCGCGCCGGGTTGGAACGCGCGGGGCGCATCCTGACCGCCCTGTTCGGGGTCGGCTTTCTGCTCCTCGGGCTGCGCTATTTTGCCGACCCCGGCGCGCTGACCGCCGAAGCCGAGGTGGCGATGCCCTCGGCCAAGGCGGTGATGGAAATCCGCACCGTTTATGGCGGCATGTTCGTCGGGGTCGGTCTGGCGACGGCGCTGCTCGGCGGGCGCCACGCGACGGTGCGGGCCGCCTTGTGGGTGCTGGCGCTGGTGGCGGGAAGCGTCGCGCTCGCGCGGCTCGCCGCGATCGCGCTTGGACAGGCCCCCGACCCGCTGTTCGCGACGCTGCTCGCGATCGAGATCGTCGGCGTCGCGCTGGCCGCCTGGATATTGCGCGGACTGGCGGCGGGGACGCACCCTTGA
- a CDS encoding LL-diaminopimelate aminotransferase yields the protein MSDDEFYRIKRLPPYVIAEVNAMRAAARAAGEDIIDLGMGNPDLPPPDHVIDKLCEVARKPDAHGYSQSKGIPGLRRAQANYYGRRFNVDLDPESEVVVTMGSKEGLASLATAITGPGDVVLAPNPSYPIHTFGFIIAGATIRSVPTTPDENYWRALDRAMAFTVPRPSILVVNYPSNPTAEAVDLAFYERLVAWARENKVWVLSDLAYSELYYDGNPTPSILQVPGAKDVAIEFTSMSKTYSMAGWRMGFAVGNKRLIAAMTRVKSYLDYGAFTPIQAAACAALNGPQDIVEKNRLLYQKRRDVMVESFGRAGWDIPSPPASMFAWAPLPPALKDMGSLEFSKQLLTHAGVAVAPGVGYGEDGEGFVRIAMVENEQRIRQAARNLRKYFASMGMNTPAKAS from the coding sequence ATGTCCGACGATGAATTCTATCGCATCAAGCGCCTGCCGCCCTATGTCATCGCCGAAGTCAATGCGATGCGAGCGGCCGCGCGGGCCGCGGGAGAGGACATCATCGACCTCGGGATGGGCAACCCCGACCTGCCGCCGCCCGACCATGTGATCGACAAATTGTGCGAGGTCGCGCGCAAGCCCGATGCGCACGGCTATTCGCAGTCGAAAGGCATTCCGGGCCTTCGCCGCGCGCAGGCCAATTATTACGGTCGCCGCTTCAACGTCGATCTCGACCCCGAAAGCGAAGTCGTGGTGACCATGGGATCGAAGGAGGGGCTGGCGAGCCTCGCGACGGCGATCACCGGCCCCGGCGACGTCGTGCTGGCGCCGAACCCCAGCTATCCCATTCATACCTTCGGATTCATCATCGCCGGCGCGACGATCCGCAGCGTGCCGACGACTCCCGATGAGAATTACTGGCGCGCGCTCGACCGCGCGATGGCATTCACCGTGCCGCGCCCGTCGATCCTGGTGGTCAATTATCCGTCGAACCCGACCGCCGAAGCCGTCGACCTGGCCTTCTACGAACGCTTGGTCGCGTGGGCGAGGGAGAATAAGGTCTGGGTGCTCAGCGATCTTGCCTATTCGGAGCTTTATTACGACGGCAACCCGACGCCCTCGATCCTGCAGGTGCCGGGCGCAAAGGACGTCGCGATCGAGTTCACCTCGATGTCGAAAACCTATTCGATGGCGGGCTGGCGCATGGGTTTTGCGGTCGGCAACAAACGGCTGATCGCGGCGATGACGCGCGTGAAGTCATACCTCGACTATGGGGCTTTCACGCCGATTCAGGCCGCGGCCTGCGCCGCGCTGAACGGGCCGCAGGACATCGTCGAAAAGAACCGACTGCTCTATCAGAAGCGCCGCGACGTCATGGTCGAAAGCTTCGGCCGCGCGGGGTGGGACATTCCCAGCCCGCCCGCGTCGATGTTCGCCTGGGCGCCGTTGCCGCCCGCGCTCAAGGACATGGGCAGCCTCGAGTTTTCCAAGCAGCTGCTGACGCACGCCGGGGTCGCGGTCGCCCCCGGCGTCGGCTATGGCGAGGATGGCGAAGGTTTTGTGCGCATCGCCATGGTCGAGAACGAGCAACGCATCCGCCAGGCGGCGCGCAACCTGCGCAAATATTTCGCCTCGATGGGGATGAACACGCCGGCGAAGGCCAGTTGA
- a CDS encoding PHA/PHB synthase family protein translates to MTDMGEDKTSDAANPFMPSPDDVQHWASVMGRAQQMMLDYALSQANQGNSAAALFDPAGWLQNPTTKLWAEQSARMWEQGAAFWTSLATLQPSLTPDTDAPRDKRFADPDWTANPVFALIRQTYGLLAEQLLATTRNIQGIDEQARARLEFAAKNMAEALSPSNLAITNPEVIKRAVETRGESLLKGLGHMLSDLSRGQLSHVDPEAFEVGVNIATTPGKVIHETDLYQLIQYDPATKDVFTVPLVIFPPWINRFYILDLNPQKSFVKWATEQGLTVFMVSWKSADATMSEIVWDDYVAAEVDAIDTVRDLLGVPHVHTIGYCVAGTTLAATLAMLAAHGEADKVKSATFFTAQVDFELAGDLKLFVDDAYLALLQQLSAPGYLDGRYMAATFNSLRGRDLIWNYVVSNYLLGNDYPPFDLLYWNGDTTNLPAKWHRQYLTDLYRDNRLVIPNSLSVCGTPIDLRKIAVPAYIQAGREDHIAPAVSVWRMMHHLSGPKTFLLAGSGHIAGVVNPPAAGKYQYWTGDNDAASLDDFVAGATETKGSWWPHWIDWIAAQDDRKIPAKGARIPGKGRRKAIEDAPGRYVKLR, encoded by the coding sequence ATGACCGACATGGGCGAGGACAAGACGAGCGACGCGGCGAATCCCTTCATGCCTTCGCCCGACGACGTGCAACATTGGGCCAGCGTGATGGGCCGGGCGCAGCAGATGATGCTCGACTATGCGCTGAGCCAGGCGAACCAGGGAAACAGCGCGGCGGCGCTGTTCGACCCCGCCGGTTGGCTGCAAAACCCGACGACGAAGCTATGGGCCGAACAATCGGCAAGGATGTGGGAACAGGGCGCGGCCTTCTGGACCTCGCTCGCAACGCTCCAGCCCTCCCTGACGCCCGACACCGACGCGCCGAGGGACAAGCGATTCGCCGACCCCGACTGGACGGCCAACCCGGTCTTCGCGCTGATCCGCCAGACCTATGGCCTGCTCGCCGAACAATTGCTCGCGACCACCCGCAACATCCAGGGAATCGACGAACAGGCGCGCGCCAGGCTGGAGTTCGCCGCGAAGAATATGGCCGAGGCGCTGTCGCCTTCCAATCTCGCGATCACCAATCCCGAGGTGATCAAGCGCGCGGTCGAAACGCGCGGCGAAAGCCTGCTCAAAGGGTTGGGGCATATGCTTTCCGACCTGTCGCGCGGGCAGCTTTCGCACGTCGATCCCGAAGCCTTCGAGGTCGGCGTCAATATCGCGACGACGCCGGGCAAGGTCATTCACGAAACCGATCTGTACCAGCTCATCCAATATGATCCGGCGACGAAGGACGTCTTCACCGTCCCGCTCGTCATCTTTCCGCCGTGGATCAACCGATTCTATATTCTCGACCTCAATCCGCAGAAGAGCTTTGTCAAATGGGCCACCGAACAGGGGCTGACCGTGTTCATGGTGTCGTGGAAATCGGCCGATGCGACGATGAGCGAGATCGTCTGGGACGATTATGTGGCGGCCGAGGTCGATGCGATCGACACGGTACGCGACCTGCTGGGCGTCCCGCATGTCCACACCATCGGCTATTGCGTCGCGGGCACGACGCTCGCCGCGACGCTGGCGATGCTCGCCGCGCACGGCGAGGCCGACAAGGTGAAATCGGCGACCTTCTTTACCGCGCAGGTCGATTTCGAGCTGGCGGGCGACCTCAAGCTGTTCGTCGACGATGCCTATCTGGCGCTGCTTCAGCAATTGTCGGCGCCCGGCTATCTCGACGGGCGCTATATGGCGGCCACTTTCAACAGCCTGCGCGGGCGCGACCTCATCTGGAACTATGTCGTCAGCAATTACCTGCTCGGCAACGATTATCCGCCCTTCGACCTGCTCTATTGGAACGGCGACACCACCAACCTGCCGGCGAAGTGGCACCGCCAGTATCTGACCGACCTGTATCGCGACAACCGGCTGGTCATCCCGAACAGCCTGTCGGTGTGCGGCACGCCGATCGACCTTCGGAAAATCGCCGTCCCCGCCTATATCCAGGCTGGACGCGAAGATCATATCGCGCCGGCGGTCAGCGTGTGGCGGATGATGCACCATCTGTCGGGGCCCAAAACCTTTCTGCTCGCCGGGTCGGGACATATAGCGGGGGTCGTCAACCCGCCCGCCGCGGGCAAATATCAATACTGGACCGGCGACAATGACGCGGCGTCACTCGACGATTTCGTGGCGGGCGCCACCGAAACCAAGGGCAGCTGGTGGCCGCACTGGATCGACTGGATCGCCGCACAGGACGACAGAAAGATTCCCGCCAAGGGCGCGCGCATTCCCGGCAAGGGGCGCCGCAAGGCGATCGAGGACGCGCCCGGACGCTACGTCAAACTGCGGTAA
- a CDS encoding phasin family protein: MNDTVKKMAEDAKTRAEALTADFNEKAKEAMAKTSKLAEEAVEFNKANLEALVESGKIAAKGMETLGQEGVAFARKSFEETTAALKGYTAVKSPAEFFKLYAENSKKAFDAAVAQTSKTSELVVKLTNDSFAPISNRVSVITSKMKAA; the protein is encoded by the coding sequence ATGAACGACACCGTCAAGAAAATGGCCGAAGACGCCAAGACCCGCGCCGAAGCCCTGACCGCCGATTTCAACGAAAAGGCGAAGGAAGCCATGGCCAAGACCAGCAAGCTCGCCGAAGAAGCCGTCGAGTTCAACAAGGCCAACCTTGAAGCGCTTGTCGAATCGGGCAAGATCGCAGCCAAGGGCATGGAAACGCTCGGCCAGGAAGGCGTTGCCTTCGCCCGCAAGAGCTTTGAAGAGACGACCGCCGCGCTGAAGGGCTATACCGCCGTCAAGTCGCCGGCCGAATTCTTCAAGCTTTATGCCGAAAACAGCAAGAAGGCGTTCGACGCCGCCGTCGCGCAGACCTCGAAGACCAGCGAACTCGTCGTCAAGCTGACGAATGACAGCTTCGCGCCGATCTCGAACCGCGTTTCGGTCATCACTTCGAAGATGAAGGCCGCCTGA